The following are encoded together in the Cyanobacterium aponinum PCC 10605 genome:
- a CDS encoding Calx-beta domain-containing protein translates to MSLVTGDIDGDGIEDLVIGAPNVNNGDGIVYVIRGSYIADNQGQIININSDNSFSDQKNTASNNIGFVFNPTVTGAYFGYAVAVGNFDGNGSLDLAISSPGASKGDGLVYIAHNNSELQTFATGSNGENLGYSLAVSQANGKQSFSGNTTIDDLIVGAPSYASSVSNQWVGADQLPSENQNLFPNTTSTAIGKVYVFGNNQTTPLYSFTGSILPSTNGTAENSFTGSALASDDWNLDGARDLAISAPGSDNSDGLVYVVKGGKPTSGDLDSISNLIILGGLPFSKTGSEIASAGDVNGDGYEDFLVGAPQGLMGVGQSYLLFGPLDLDSQGTLFNLNVTATDSKKTFLLNGSQPYQLTGSALSGIGDVNNDNVDDLMITAPNAQQLYAVFGHQWLADDGSIKLADISADNGFVIDGDLYKANSKSLNGNGNNVLILGDINGDGFADVLSGGSEDGAVIIFGSSTENLLDASVGSNDLILSVANHSIQDFASLGDYNGDGLQDFGVIDDDNNFYIQLGSNNLNSLGNLSLSNPSVTSIIEAIELGDYNGDGYDDILLNTSSNSRIYLGNEEGNVNNFLTFNPVGGNSFSDYTFGSIGDIDGDGYQDIATGLPQSNFTIQDAANGQFTIYTNRGNQSILPPVTPSLSNFPSNDYNPTIASYGVPSQQSPVPPNFAVYQGYLYMTFKGNGNDDINVMRSRDGNTWENQVVLTSLQTPYSPSLVVFEDKLYLIHTFEDSTIYITPFTGDDNSISFGEYTALIADAGTSPTPIVFNNKLYIFYIADGDDQINYITLSDPANVTEFGYDEFNYINGQQSFDRVGATLTPDGEKLVLAYKNSNKADIYITNFDGSNWSEGKIVQDSQNNNNTIETTDGVSLTTVGNNIYLAYEGTKPNDLRYIYSQDSGNSWENDRNTPNQLVNGGASLTFFQSSLYFGYSSQVTSNAPLYVSYSEPIYNTNQTQQLGEQLYSIGDFNGDGIEDFAIVAQGYIADLGIIDLSAGLQIRNNQGAILIYYGNANGISNSAKPDVVLVNPPVTDNQSLLYEINRFTAIGDINGDGYDDVAVSSPTTKSNEGSIFVVFGGSSWQSTYSATNPFDLSSLSNNQSNSTTDNSNTNGFLITGLPASQAGISLSGGEDVNGDGFDDFTVGAPGNDDDLTYVIFGSDFTQQVNQTGTIGRDRMIGTPTGEIFIAGEGNDRIYSNGGVDVVYASVGNDFVTVNDTYFRRLDGGTGIDTLKFTGYNGQNWDLTTLSPGNRLRNFEILDIKDYGENTLTLNSLTVTQLSSNNTITVLMDKEDTLNLSADFVNEGIINRNGETYQKYRIDGATVLILEDIVQTKAFTPLSLSLYNTGVDDSGTPLNNNSTGDPHYELVSAPDGSSSNILVTNSGDGISGWISPDNNNSDSSPPGDYTYRTTFNLPDTVNLSQFFIDGEWHTDDEGITITLNGIEQYLASNPNFNTDFVPFTINEGFIAGENILEFTVNNAGTEINPTVLRVKFDNAFDSNIQFSAPSTNIPQAILNPENVSQVSSANNSVVSIDESNNITEVSSSLFANTSNNEDSTTNLYVTNPTVNEADGEVKFTIQRTGNLDKYVQIHYVTQDGRAKAGNDYHPTVGKAIFTPGESSINVSVPLILDDVYTGTKDIGLFVTLEKESHTPLIDEFNIHADFNNGIINSWHHIQEESTHPLSLINGELEFRVTATEGEAEVKLYFDGNHEFNRYYIFNTQNQRYEVFDFNGDTGAELFDEDDDSNYEGVILHLQDGSEHDLDGARNGVIIKRGFFAGGNPPETVLNKPMYRFRNSDYDTGAYLYAGEIESESIRENYPNFVEEGFAFYVSTTPQDGLITFNRFQNLDYPGSYLYAEETESESIRENYPNFVEEGIAFYAYPQGSQMADVISRFQSNDLLGSYLYTSEPETDNVISNYANFNLEGIAFEAVVA, encoded by the coding sequence AACTGCCTTCGGAAAATCAAAATTTATTTCCCAATACCACATCCACCGCTATAGGTAAGGTTTATGTTTTTGGTAATAATCAAACTACTCCTCTTTATTCTTTTACAGGCTCGATTTTACCTTCTACCAATGGCACAGCCGAAAATTCTTTCACAGGAAGTGCCTTAGCTAGTGATGATTGGAACTTAGACGGAGCAAGAGATTTAGCCATTTCCGCTCCGGGTTCAGACAATAGTGATGGTTTAGTTTATGTTGTTAAAGGAGGAAAACCAACTTCAGGGGATTTAGACAGCATTAGTAACTTAATTATTCTTGGTGGTTTACCCTTCTCAAAAACAGGCAGTGAAATTGCATCAGCAGGAGATGTTAACGGCGATGGTTATGAGGATTTTTTGGTAGGCGCACCCCAAGGATTAATGGGAGTAGGACAAAGTTACTTACTTTTCGGACCTTTGGATTTAGACTCTCAAGGCACATTGTTTAATCTTAACGTCACTGCCACAGATAGTAAAAAAACTTTCCTCTTAAATGGTTCACAGCCTTATCAGTTAACAGGTTCTGCCCTTAGTGGTATTGGCGATGTCAATAATGATAATGTGGATGATTTGATGATAACTGCCCCCAATGCTCAACAATTATATGCAGTATTTGGTCATCAGTGGTTAGCAGACGATGGTAGTATCAAACTAGCGGATATTTCTGCTGATAACGGTTTTGTCATTGATGGTGACCTTTATAAGGCTAATTCAAAATCTTTAAATGGCAATGGTAATAATGTGCTTATCTTGGGAGATATTAACGGTGATGGTTTTGCGGATGTGCTTTCTGGAGGCAGTGAAGATGGTGCAGTTATTATTTTCGGGAGTAGCACTGAAAATCTTTTAGATGCCAGTGTTGGTAGTAATGATTTAATTTTGAGCGTGGCGAATCATTCGATACAAGATTTTGCCTCTTTGGGAGACTATAATGGTGATGGTTTACAAGATTTTGGGGTAATTGATGACGATAATAATTTTTATATACAATTAGGCTCTAATAATCTTAACAGTTTAGGCAATTTATCTTTATCTAATCCTTCTGTTACTTCTATCATAGAAGCGATCGAACTGGGAGACTATAATGGTGACGGTTATGATGATATTCTCCTCAACACTTCTAGCAATAGTCGTATTTATCTAGGCAATGAGGAAGGCAATGTTAACAACTTCCTTACTTTTAATCCAGTGGGGGGTAACTCCTTTAGTGATTATACCTTTGGCAGTATTGGAGATATTGACGGTGACGGTTATCAAGATATAGCGACAGGGCTTCCTCAGAGTAATTTTACCATTCAAGATGCCGCTAATGGGCAATTTACCATCTATACGAACCGAGGAAATCAATCCATCTTGCCTCCTGTAACCCCTTCATTATCCAATTTTCCTTCCAATGACTATAACCCTACCATCGCATCCTATGGTGTGCCTTCCCAACAATCCCCCGTGCCTCCTAATTTTGCGGTGTATCAAGGTTATTTGTACATGACATTTAAGGGCAATGGCAATGATGATATAAATGTTATGAGAAGTCGAGATGGTAACACATGGGAAAATCAAGTAGTTTTGACTTCTTTACAGACACCTTATAGTCCATCTTTAGTGGTTTTTGAGGATAAACTATATTTAATCCACACCTTTGAAGATAGCACTATTTACATAACTCCTTTTACTGGGGATGATAATTCTATTAGTTTTGGTGAATATACTGCTTTAATAGCGGATGCTGGTACTTCTCCTACTCCCATCGTATTCAATAACAAATTATATATCTTTTACATTGCTGATGGTGATGACCAAATCAATTATATAACCCTTTCTGATCCTGCTAATGTCACAGAGTTTGGCTATGATGAATTTAATTATATCAATGGTCAACAATCTTTCGATCGAGTCGGTGCTACCCTCACACCTGACGGGGAGAAACTGGTGTTAGCCTATAAAAACAGTAATAAAGCCGATATTTATATCACTAACTTTGATGGTAGTAATTGGAGTGAGGGGAAAATTGTACAAGATTCTCAAAACAATAACAATACCATAGAAACTACCGATGGTGTATCTCTTACCACTGTTGGTAATAATATTTATCTTGCCTATGAAGGAACAAAACCCAATGATTTAAGATATATTTACTCTCAGGATAGCGGTAATAGTTGGGAAAACGATCGAAATACCCCTAATCAGCTTGTTAATGGTGGCGCTTCTCTGACTTTTTTCCAAAGTAGCCTTTATTTTGGCTATAGTTCACAAGTTACAAGCAATGCTCCTCTTTATGTTAGCTATTCAGAGCCTATTTATAATACAAATCAAACTCAACAATTAGGAGAGCAACTATATAGTATAGGAGACTTTAATGGTGATGGTATCGAAGATTTTGCTATAGTTGCCCAAGGCTATATTGCAGATTTAGGCATTATTGATTTATCGGCAGGTTTACAAATCAGAAATAATCAGGGTGCTATTCTTATCTACTATGGTAACGCCAATGGTATTAGTAATTCCGCTAAACCTGATGTCGTTTTAGTCAATCCTCCTGTTACGGATAATCAGTCTCTTCTTTATGAAATCAATCGTTTTACCGCCATTGGAGACATTAATGGTGATGGTTACGATGATGTAGCAGTGTCATCTCCTACTACTAAAAGTAATGAAGGGTCTATTTTTGTTGTCTTTGGCGGTTCAAGTTGGCAATCAACTTATTCTGCGACAAATCCTTTTGATTTAAGCAGTTTGAGCAACAATCAATCTAATTCAACCACCGATAACTCTAATACTAATGGCTTTTTAATTACTGGTTTGCCCGCATCTCAAGCTGGAATTTCTCTCAGTGGTGGAGAGGATGTCAACGGTGATGGTTTTGATGATTTTACCGTAGGCGCACCGGGTAACGATGACGATTTAACCTATGTTATTTTTGGTAGTGATTTTACCCAACAAGTTAATCAAACAGGTACTATTGGGCGCGATCGCATGATTGGTACTCCCACAGGAGAAATTTTTATTGCGGGAGAAGGAAATGACAGAATTTATAGTAATGGTGGCGTTGATGTAGTTTATGCCAGTGTGGGCAATGATTTTGTTACCGTTAATGATACTTATTTTCGTCGTTTGGATGGTGGCACAGGTATTGATACCCTTAAATTTACAGGCTATAACGGACAAAATTGGGATTTAACAACCCTTTCTCCCGGTAATCGTTTGCGTAACTTTGAAATTTTAGACATCAAAGATTATGGAGAAAATACCTTAACCCTTAATTCCCTCACCGTGACTCAACTTTCATCTAATAACACCATTACAGTATTAATGGATAAAGAAGATACCCTTAATCTTAGTGCTGATTTTGTCAACGAGGGAATAATCAACCGCAATGGGGAAACCTATCAAAAATATCGAATTGATGGTGCAACAGTTCTCATTTTAGAGGACATAGTTCAAACAAAAGCATTTACGCCCCTTTCTCTCTCTCTCTACAATACAGGCGTTGATGATTCAGGTACACCTTTAAATAACAATAGTACGGGAGACCCCCATTATGAATTAGTATCTGCTCCCGACGGCAGTAGTTCAAATATTCTTGTTACCAATTCAGGAGACGGCATATCTGGATGGATTTCCCCTGATAATAATAACAGTGACTCTTCTCCCCCCGGAGATTATACTTATCGTACAACTTTTAATTTACCTGACACAGTTAATCTTAGTCAATTCTTTATTGATGGTGAATGGCATACTGATGATGAGGGTATAACTATTACACTTAATGGTATAGAGCAATATTTAGCAAGTAATCCTAACTTTAACACTGATTTTGTTCCTTTTACTATCAATGAAGGTTTTATCGCAGGAGAAAATATTTTAGAGTTTACGGTTAATAATGCAGGTACAGAGATTAATCCCACAGTTTTAAGAGTAAAATTCGATAATGCTTTTGATAGTAACATTCAATTTTCTGCCCCCTCAACTAACATTCCTCAAGCAATACTCAATCCTGAAAACGTAAGTCAGGTATCATCAGCAAATAATAGTGTTGTCAGTATAGACGAATCAAATAATATAACAGAAGTTTCTAGTTCTCTTTTTGCCAATACCAGTAATAATGAAGACAGCACAACTAATTTATACGTCACTAATCCAACCGTTAACGAAGCCGATGGAGAAGTTAAATTTACCATTCAACGCACAGGCAACCTAGATAAATATGTCCAAATCCATTATGTAACTCAAGATGGAAGGGCAAAAGCAGGAAACGACTATCATCCCACTGTTGGTAAAGCTATTTTCACTCCGGGGGAAAGCAGTATTAATGTTTCTGTACCCTTAATCTTAGATGATGTTTATACTGGCACAAAAGACATCGGTTTATTTGTCACCCTCGAAAAAGAAAGTCATACTCCTTTGATAGATGAATTTAATATTCATGCAGATTTTAATAATGGGATTATTAACAGTTGGCATCATATCCAAGAAGAATCAACTCATCCTTTGAGTTTAATCAATGGGGAATTAGAATTTAGGGTAACTGCTACAGAAGGAGAAGCAGAAGTTAAACTTTATTTTGACGGTAATCATGAGTTTAATCGTTACTATATCTTCAATACCCAAAACCAACGTTATGAGGTATTTGACTTTAACGGGGACACGGGAGCAGAATTATTTGATGAAGATGATGATAGTAATTATGAAGGAGTTATTTTACATCTTCAAGACGGTAGCGAACATGATTTAGACGGTGCGAGAAATGGAGTTATTATCAAACGAGGGTTTTTTGCTGGAGGCAATCCTCCCGAAACTGTTTTAAATAAACCGATGTACCGTTTTCGCAATAGTGATTATGATACGGGTGCTTATCTTTATGCAGGAGAAATCGAAAGTGAGTCTATCAGAGAAAATTATCCTAATTTTGTGGAAGAAGGATTCGCTTTTTATGTTTCTACGACTCCTCAAGATGGTTTAATTACTTTTAATCGTTTTCAAAATCTCGATTATCCCGGCAGTTACCTTTATGCGGAGGAAACTGAAAGCGAGTCTATAAGAGAAAACTATCCTAATTTTGTGGAAGAAGGAATTGCTTTTTATGCTTATCCTCAAGGCTCACAAATGGCAGATGTAATTTCCCGTTTCCAAAGTAATGATTTATTGGGTAGTTATCTATATACGAGCGAACCAGAAACAGATAATGTTATCAGTAACTATGCTAATTTTAATCTTGAAGGTATTGCTTTTGAAGCGGTTGTTGCCTAA
- a CDS encoding riboflavin synthase, which produces MFTGLVQGVGKIRSLENDLYQIDIDSQAQHLICHDLEIGDSVAVDGICLTVEKILQGGFTATASPETLQRTTLGKSTIKQKKVNLETSLRVGGKIGGHFVSGHVDGIGCLIESVNKQQSWEMTFSFPSELKKQWQEYIAPYIVSKASIAVNGISLTIARCDSQSGEWFTVAVIPHTYAQTNLSLLQAGDWVNLESDILGKYVDRLISHRLGKLPQEDISLDFLATHGYL; this is translated from the coding sequence TTTACTGGATTAGTACAAGGGGTTGGAAAAATCAGAAGTTTAGAAAATGATTTATATCAAATAGATATTGACTCTCAAGCCCAACATCTTATTTGTCATGATTTAGAAATAGGAGATAGTGTTGCTGTTGATGGTATTTGTCTAACGGTAGAAAAGATTTTGCAAGGAGGCTTTACCGCTACTGCTTCTCCTGAAACTTTACAACGTACAACATTGGGAAAAAGTACTATCAAACAGAAAAAAGTTAATCTCGAAACTTCACTCAGAGTGGGCGGTAAGATTGGGGGACATTTTGTAAGTGGTCATGTAGATGGAATTGGTTGTTTAATAGAGTCAGTAAATAAACAGCAGTCGTGGGAAATGACTTTTTCTTTCCCCTCTGAGCTAAAAAAGCAATGGCAAGAATATATTGCTCCTTATATTGTTTCTAAGGCTAGTATTGCCGTTAATGGAATTAGTTTAACTATTGCAAGATGTGATAGTCAATCTGGGGAATGGTTTACTGTTGCGGTTATTCCTCACACTTATGCCCAAACTAATTTATCTTTATTACAAGCGGGAGATTGGGTTAATTTAGAGAGTGATATTTTGGGTAAATATGTGGACAGATTAATTAGTCATCGTCTCGGAAAATTGCCCCAAGAAGATATTAGTTTAGATTTTTTGGCAACCCACGGCTATCTATAA